A window of Phycisphaerae bacterium contains these coding sequences:
- a CDS encoding GNAT family N-acetyltransferase, with translation MDLALSIRQELEEFARRKAGRGITELKIEAGDAWSVDVSFTFAGRDWLRLRNLRTGDVPLLLKFGQNLGDESRELFGPYPWDDAVRLPEALGQTIRNAVDRVDASYLMLCEDEPIAHFFLWKAGGNAQSAGHGVQVPELGIAIADGWHGRGLGRLIMRLLDCAAASLGAAAIELTTAFGNEAGYRTYLSAGYVEVGEICVPRGVDVTAAVEGSVSFESYKCERQMVRIIDEAKRQAVEKYLAAKRIDSEAVCRGKRRAD, from the coding sequence ATGGACTTGGCTTTGAGCATTCGTCAGGAGCTTGAGGAGTTTGCCCGGCGCAAGGCCGGACGCGGGATCACGGAGTTGAAGATCGAAGCCGGCGACGCCTGGAGCGTTGACGTCTCGTTCACGTTCGCCGGCCGCGACTGGCTGCGGCTGCGGAATCTGCGGACGGGCGACGTGCCGCTGCTGCTGAAGTTCGGGCAGAACCTCGGCGATGAGTCCAGGGAGCTGTTCGGCCCGTATCCGTGGGACGATGCGGTCCGACTGCCCGAGGCGCTGGGTCAGACGATCCGCAACGCGGTCGATCGGGTCGATGCGTCGTACCTGATGCTGTGCGAGGACGAGCCGATCGCGCACTTCTTTTTGTGGAAGGCGGGCGGCAACGCACAGTCGGCGGGTCACGGGGTCCAAGTACCGGAGCTAGGGATCGCGATCGCCGACGGTTGGCACGGGCGAGGGTTGGGCCGGCTGATCATGCGGCTGTTGGATTGCGCCGCGGCGAGTCTCGGAGCGGCCGCGATCGAGTTGACCACGGCGTTTGGCAACGAGGCGGGTTACCGGACTTACCTGTCAGCCGGGTACGTCGAGGTCGGTGAGATCTGCGTGCCGCGCGGGGTGGACGTGACGGCGGCCGTCGAAGGCAGCGTTTCGTTCGAGAGCTACAAGTGCGAACGCCAGATGGTTCGCATCATCGACGAAGCCAAACGGCAGGCGGTGGAAAAGTATCTGGCGGCCAAGCGGATCGACTCGGAGGCGGTCTGCCGCGGCAAGCGCCGGGCCGATTGA
- a CDS encoding class I tRNA ligase family protein, with product MNGRSGIAAEFCLTNTLTRRKERFVPREPGRVTMFTCGPSVYRRQHVGNYRTFLYEDVLYRYLEFLGYKVHRLINFTDVEDKAIEEAREQGLELDQLTRPVVEQFLDTADKLRIRLPRVISRSSTSVDTAAEIIRALIDRGHAYRHEGDVYFDPLTYPGFGRLYGLDMSQWPKERIRFDQDTYPGDQWNLGDFILWHACGSNDSVCWDTPLGRGRPSWNVQDPAMIVKHLGLQIDIHGGAVDNLFRHHDYILAIMESYSQRKYANFWLHGELLLVDGEKMSKSEGNVLYAEDFFDQGYSPEAVRFHFINGHYRQPIDFRRQRLDDTVGRLDRLTAATRQLCRAAEEASAPDTLNAPEAVELLAAFAAHMNDDLHVADAVDALEQTLLRLADSEKQTQLDPSTCAQCTAALNRIDSVLQVGLLSA from the coding sequence GTGAATGGCCGCTCCGGTATCGCCGCTGAGTTCTGCCTGACCAACACGCTGACCCGGCGCAAGGAACGGTTCGTCCCGCGCGAGCCGGGCCGCGTCACGATGTTCACCTGCGGCCCGTCGGTCTACCGCCGCCAGCACGTGGGCAATTACCGCACCTTTCTCTACGAAGACGTGCTGTACCGCTATCTGGAGTTCCTCGGCTACAAGGTCCACCGCCTGATCAACTTCACCGACGTCGAGGACAAAGCCATCGAGGAGGCCCGCGAGCAGGGCCTCGAACTGGACCAGTTGACCCGCCCGGTCGTCGAGCAGTTCCTCGACACCGCCGACAAGCTGCGGATCCGCCTGCCGCGGGTCATCTCGCGCTCCTCGACCAGCGTGGACACCGCCGCCGAGATCATCCGCGCGCTGATCGATCGAGGCCACGCCTACCGCCACGAGGGCGACGTCTACTTCGATCCGCTGACGTATCCCGGTTTCGGTCGGCTCTACGGTCTGGACATGAGCCAGTGGCCCAAAGAGCGCATCCGCTTCGACCAGGACACCTATCCCGGCGATCAGTGGAACCTCGGCGACTTTATCCTCTGGCACGCCTGCGGCTCGAACGACAGTGTCTGCTGGGACACGCCGCTGGGCCGCGGCCGGCCCTCGTGGAACGTCCAGGACCCAGCCATGATCGTCAAACACCTCGGGCTTCAGATCGATATTCACGGCGGCGCGGTCGATAACCTGTTTCGCCATCACGACTACATCCTGGCCATCATGGAGAGCTACTCACAGCGGAAGTACGCCAACTTCTGGCTGCACGGCGAGCTGCTGCTGGTCGACGGCGAGAAGATGTCCAAGAGCGAGGGCAACGTCCTCTACGCTGAGGACTTTTTCGACCAGGGCTACTCGCCCGAGGCCGTCCGATTCCACTTCATCAACGGCCACTACCGCCAGCCCATCGACTTCCGCCGCCAGCGACTCGACGATACGGTCGGGCGACTCGACCGGCTCACCGCCGCCACCAGACAGCTCTGCCGCGCCGCCGAGGAAGCGTCAGCGCCCGACACCCTCAACGCACCGGAGGCGGTCGAACTGCTCGCCGCTTTTGCCGCGCACATGAACGACGACCTTCACGTCGCCGACGCCGTCGACGCCCTCGAACAAACGCTGCTTCGCCTCGCCGACAGCGAGAAACAAACCCAACTCGACCCGTCAACCTGCGCCCAGTGCACCGCCGCCCTCAACCGGATCGACAGCGTCCTTCAGGTCGGCCTGCTCTCTGCGTAG
- a CDS encoding DUF2961 domain-containing protein, translating to MASFNGLGLHLGNLSRLSSAKTRSISAENFTGEKGKAGMAVEGTGAACARDLGQGWKVSPSVRIEAGQTFTMAEIEGSGAIQHIWLTPSGSWRFCILRVYWDGQDQPSVECPIGDFFACGWQQYAQVSSLAVCVNPRSGLNCYWEMPFRKHCRMTVTNIGPEALTLYYQVTYALTEVPDDAAYFHAQFRRVNPLPCKQVHTIVDEVRGRGHYVGTYMAWGVNNCGWWGEGEIKFYMDGDQAFPTICGTGTEDYFCGSYNFDLGKENGGYREFTTPYAGLPQVIRPDGLYASQTRFGLYRWHIMDPIRFERDLRVTIQALGWRSGGRYLPLQDDIASVAYWYQTLPTARFPELPDRDALEIV from the coding sequence ATGGCGTCGTTCAACGGCTTGGGTCTGCATCTTGGGAATCTCTCGCGGCTTTCATCGGCCAAAACCCGTTCGATCAGTGCGGAGAACTTCACCGGCGAGAAGGGCAAGGCCGGGATGGCGGTCGAGGGCACGGGGGCCGCCTGTGCCCGCGATCTGGGGCAGGGCTGGAAGGTCTCGCCGTCGGTGCGGATTGAAGCCGGCCAGACGTTCACGATGGCCGAGATCGAAGGGTCCGGGGCGATTCAGCACATCTGGCTGACCCCGAGCGGGTCGTGGCGGTTCTGCATCCTGCGGGTCTATTGGGACGGTCAGGATCAGCCCTCGGTCGAATGCCCGATCGGCGATTTCTTCGCCTGCGGTTGGCAGCAGTACGCCCAGGTCTCGTCGCTGGCGGTATGCGTCAATCCCCGCAGCGGGTTGAACTGCTATTGGGAGATGCCGTTCCGCAAGCACTGCCGGATGACGGTGACGAATATCGGACCGGAGGCATTGACGCTGTACTACCAGGTCACCTACGCGCTGACGGAGGTGCCGGACGACGCGGCGTATTTCCATGCCCAGTTCCGCCGGGTCAATCCGCTGCCCTGCAAGCAGGTGCACACGATCGTGGACGAGGTCCGCGGCCGGGGGCACTACGTGGGGACGTACATGGCGTGGGGCGTCAACAACTGCGGCTGGTGGGGCGAAGGGGAGATCAAGTTCTACATGGACGGAGACCAGGCGTTTCCGACGATCTGCGGGACGGGCACCGAGGACTACTTCTGCGGGTCGTACAACTTCGACCTGGGCAAGGAGAACGGCGGGTATCGCGAATTCACCACGCCGTACGCGGGTCTGCCGCAGGTGATCCGGCCGGACGGGCTGTATGCGTCGCAGACGCGGTTTGGCCTCTACCGCTGGCACATCATGGACCCGATCCGGTTCGAGCGGGATTTGCGGGTGACGATCCAGGCCCTCGGCTGGCGCAGCGGCGGGCGGTATCTGCCGCTTCAGGACGATATCGCCTCGGTGGCGTACTGGTACCAGACGCTGCCGACGGCGCGGTTCCCGGAGCTGCCGGATCGGGACGCGCTGGAAATCGTGTGA